The following proteins are encoded in a genomic region of Thunnus maccoyii chromosome 8, fThuMac1.1, whole genome shotgun sequence:
- the nanos1 gene encoding nanos homolog 1, which translates to MDFLNHNYLNARSPYDYTFNFWNDYLGLTTLVTKNNKLSMPQNPNSITESLKATLGLDDSPACPCVIAGGVGESGHLECCCPSGSPPPASILDLKERFSILSPFQNQLGVQLPEREVGFGGSFAGFDLFGMERKMRKPASRSKQEPKICVFCRNNGAPEEVYGSHVLKTPDGRVVCPILRAYTCPLCSANGDNAHTIKYCPLSKDQPSQRPLKGGRAVGGKRMKIF; encoded by the coding sequence ATGGATTTTCTCAATCACAACTATTTGAATGCGCGCAGCCCATATGACTATACTTTTAATTTCTGGAACGACTATCTCGGGCTGACGACGTTGGTTACGAAGAATAATAAGCTCAGCATGCCCCAGAATCCCAACTCCATCACCGAGTCCCTGAAAGCGACCCTGGGTTTGGACGATTCCCCGGCGTGTCCGTGCGTAATCGCGGGCGGCGTTGGAGAGAGCGGGCACCTGGAGTGCTGCTGCCCGTCCGGGAGCCCTCCGCCGGCCTCCATCCTGGACTTGAAAGAGCGTTTCTCGATACTGAGCCCCTTCCAGAACCAGCTCGGCGTCCAGCTGCCGGAGCGGGAGGTGGGCTTTGGTGGGAGCTTCGCCGGGTTCGATCTGTTCGGCATGGAGAGGAAGATGCGGAAACCCGCTTCCAGGAGCAAGCAGGAGCCCAAAATCTGCGTCTTCTGCCGAAATAACGGAGCGCCAGAGGAGGTGTACGGCTCCCACGTCCTGAAGACTCCGGACGGCAGGGTTGTGTGCCCGATTCTGAGGGCTTATACCTGTCCCCTTTGCAGTGCCAACGGGGACAATGCCCATACGATAAAATACTGTCCACTGTCAAAAGACCAGCCATCCCAGCGCCCATTAAAGGGAGGGAGGGCTGTGGGTGGTAAGAGgatgaaaatattctaa